From Diaminobutyricibacter sp. McL0608, one genomic window encodes:
- a CDS encoding response regulator, whose protein sequence is MANALQKYRVCVIEDDPDVALYMKTVLEKRADAVVLAITNPALALDGIADFEPDMVITDIEMPGISGLDLLKELRQSYPGMPVVVMTAHVSIEYAVSALRSQADEFLTKPIASADLVSIVTRLASKGRLTKAAQDPQVVLAVGAHPDDVEIGVGGILAAHRAAGNRVVILTLSRGARGGDADDRQHESLAAAELLGARLFMEDLEDTQISAADPTVSIIERVVAEVRPDIVYTHSAHERHQDHRAVHSATLVATRSVRTVCCYQSPSATIDFRPTRFVPIDGFTEAKLALIRCYQSQTEVRAYLDPDFVLATARYWSRFGGGTSCEPLEVIKDTADISVPASSISNAARLKGDRT, encoded by the coding sequence ATGGCGAACGCGCTGCAGAAATACCGGGTCTGCGTGATCGAAGACGATCCGGACGTCGCTCTGTACATGAAGACCGTGCTCGAGAAACGTGCGGACGCCGTCGTCCTGGCCATCACGAATCCGGCGCTCGCGCTCGATGGCATCGCGGATTTCGAACCCGACATGGTCATCACCGACATCGAGATGCCGGGGATCAGCGGACTCGACCTGCTCAAAGAACTCCGCCAGTCCTATCCGGGTATGCCTGTCGTCGTGATGACCGCGCATGTTTCGATCGAGTACGCCGTCTCCGCGCTGCGGAGCCAGGCCGACGAATTCCTGACGAAGCCGATCGCGTCAGCCGACCTGGTCTCCATCGTCACGCGCCTCGCCTCGAAGGGTCGACTCACCAAGGCCGCACAGGACCCCCAGGTCGTCCTGGCGGTCGGCGCGCATCCCGACGACGTGGAGATCGGCGTCGGCGGCATCCTGGCCGCGCACCGGGCGGCCGGTAACCGTGTGGTCATCCTGACGCTGTCGCGCGGTGCACGGGGAGGGGACGCCGACGACCGGCAGCACGAATCCCTCGCCGCCGCCGAGCTGCTCGGCGCGCGGCTCTTCATGGAGGATCTCGAGGACACGCAGATCTCGGCAGCCGATCCGACCGTCAGCATCATCGAGCGCGTGGTCGCGGAGGTGCGGCCCGACATCGTCTACACACACAGCGCCCACGAACGCCACCAGGATCACCGGGCGGTCCATTCGGCCACGCTGGTCGCCACCCGGTCGGTGCGCACGGTCTGCTGCTACCAGAGCCCATCGGCGACGATCGACTTCCGTCCGACCCGGTTCGTGCCCATCGACGGTTTCACCGAGGCGAAGCTGGCGCTCATCCGCTGCTACCAGTCCCAGACGGAGGTGCGTGCGTACCTCGACCCGGACTTCGTTCTCGCGACGGCGCGATACTGGTCGCGATTCGGCGGTGGCACGAGCTGTGAACCGCTCGAGGTCATCAAGGACACCGCAGACATCTCGGTGCCGGCATCGTCGATCTCGAACGCCGCACGACTGAAAGGCGATCGCACATGA